The Budorcas taxicolor isolate Tak-1 chromosome 25, Takin1.1, whole genome shotgun sequence genome includes a region encoding these proteins:
- the LOC128068848 gene encoding translation initiation factor IF-2: protein MPQGEGSHASRGGAPGVGAGSRTAAGGTSQLVPVGGGALGLGAGPGPVRGGDWPLEEELEEAEGGASGLEAEEEGTQALGAGLQPVSGVATVQEKGSSSVGGGATGSGAEPRPLKGGAKEPSEGVGPGNGPGRPRGGGLRGGRAWGRGRPRTPPGEVVWVERARRPPDTGPVWVPRRPPRAQSWGGASGGGTGPAWGVPPEDKSSPEPPSGDVWVPRGRPPAAAADVWVCWAGGNWVWREWGRPVGATALQPDRVWTLRKGTGGN, encoded by the coding sequence ATGCCGCAGGGGGAGGGTTCTCACGCCTCACGGGGCggggctccgggagttggggcGGGAAGTCGAACGGCAGCGGGTGGAACCTCTCAGCTGGTGCCGGTGGGAGGCGGAGCTCTAGGtctgggggcggggccaggaCCGGTGCGGGGTGGAGACTGGCCCTTGGAGGAGGAGCTAGAAGAGGCGGAAGGAGGAGCCTCGGGTTTGGAGGCCGAGGAAGAAGGAACccaggcgctgggggcggggcttcAGCCGGTGAGTGGCGTGGCTACGGTCCAGGAAAAGGGGTCTAGTTCTGTCGGGGGCGGAGCTACAGGGTCGGGGGCGGAACCGCGCCCTCTAAAAGGTGGGGCCAAGGAGCCTAGCGAAGGGGTAGGCCCAGGTAATGGCCCGGGGCGTCCACGCGGGGGCGGTCTCCGCGGTGGCCGTGCCTGGGGGCGCGGTAGGCCTAGAACTCCCCCGGGAGAGGTGGTGTGGGTGGAGCGGGCTCGGCGGCCACCCGATACGGGACCAGTCTGGGTGCCCCGCAGGCCCCCGAGGGCTCAGAGTTGGGGCGGCGCCTCGGGCGGAGGCACAGGGCCAGCCTGGGGGGTACCCCCGGAGGACAAGAGCTCCCCGGAGCCACCCAGTGGCGACGTGTGGGTGCCTCGGGGCCGACCCCCTGCGGCAGCCGCAGATGTATGGGTGTGCTGGGCGGGAGGCAACTGGGTGTGGCGTGAATGGGGTCGCCCGGTCGGGGCAACCGCTCTGCAGCCAGATAGGGTCTGGACTTTGCGGAAGGGGACGGGTGGGAATTGA
- the FKBP2 gene encoding peptidyl-prolyl cis-trans isomerase FKBP2 isoform X2, whose amino-acid sequence MRLSWVLTVLSICLSALVTATGTEGKRKLQIGVKKRVDHCPIKSRKGDVLHMHYTGKLEDGTEFDSSLPQNQPFVFSLGTGQVIKGWDQGLLGMCEGEKRKLVIPSELGYGERGAPPKIPGGATLVFEVELLKIERRSEL is encoded by the exons ATgaggctgagctgggtcttgacAGTACTGTCCATCTGCCTGAGCGCCCTGGTCACGGCCACAGGGACCGAGGGCAAACGGAAGCTGCAGATCGGAGTCAAGAAACGGGTAGACCACTGTCCCATCAAATCGCGGAAAGGGGACGTCCTGCACATGCACTATACG GGGAAGCTAGAAGATGGAACAGAGTTTGACAGCAGCCTGCCCCAGAACCAGCCCTTTGTCTTCTCCTTGGGCACAGGCCAGGTCATCAAGGGCTGGGACCAGGGGCTGCTAGG GATGTGTGAGGGGGAAAAGCGGAAGCTGGTGATTCCATCAGAGCTGG GGTATGGAGAGCGGGGAGCGCCCCCAAAGATTCCAG GTGGTGCAACCTTGGTGTTCGAGGTGGAGCTGCTCAAAATCGAGCGACGTTCAGAACTGTAG
- the FKBP2 gene encoding peptidyl-prolyl cis-trans isomerase FKBP2 isoform X3 translates to MHYTGKLEDGTEFDSSLPQNQPFVFSLGTGQVIKGWDQGLLGMCEGEKRKLVIPSELGYGERGAPPKIPGGATLVFEVELLKIERRSEL, encoded by the exons ATGCACTATACG GGGAAGCTAGAAGATGGAACAGAGTTTGACAGCAGCCTGCCCCAGAACCAGCCCTTTGTCTTCTCCTTGGGCACAGGCCAGGTCATCAAGGGCTGGGACCAGGGGCTGCTAGG GATGTGTGAGGGGGAAAAGCGGAAGCTGGTGATTCCATCAGAGCTGG GGTATGGAGAGCGGGGAGCGCCCCCAAAGATTCCAG GTGGTGCAACCTTGGTGTTCGAGGTGGAGCTGCTCAAAATCGAGCGACGTTCAGAACTGTAG